The Novipirellula caenicola genome includes a region encoding these proteins:
- a CDS encoding FecR domain-containing protein — translation MVLRTLNMIAYVAFAVLACFVSNLGANGLDAEPWQGTVTLCSGDVILQRGEQSLRVIRGGGLKAGDTISTRSDSRVAMILVDGPVIILNASTTAAIEQVDLQWRVNITKGEARVIHPGDTQLTVVSGALVLDLKRAIVQLEKQPAGGVFEVIDGEVVAQSMVHQASMVTGGNTFAVDSSGVIRRVDSSGTAWQLKPFEIRLAAAMQTEPVLQQPTPAALGASVNDDGNMEKPLLQPNEREEDEQFVQATPMNRGSGGSPLSDESSSSSASFFGGSSSLSLGALAGGTGAFFSGGIFSDNVNFSSEFATVALNDGPFSAGDPFPGYINFLTAETKVAFDGVALSSNETLDIFGSDTSKYYSIGAGARPSQIVIDYVDQFAADTHGTSVNPKTISILGTDHYLVEFDQYNVPDPAVPPGALGFTDIRTNVDVTGPDPTTQLKNGIVNATPLIDSRAKLNGAATFVFGDFRVIREGANGIAFAIRRSDQDRLIDPENTLNFDAVQPNSDVEFVDQRDPNFSSSVDAKVPTSLDPIGTNFRDLDFVRRAALTTLVADQLKAYAKRTGQTRFVFQDRIIDISGYPGH, via the coding sequence ATGGTCCTACGAACATTAAATATGATTGCGTATGTAGCGTTCGCGGTGTTGGCGTGCTTCGTCTCCAATCTTGGTGCGAATGGCCTAGATGCTGAACCGTGGCAAGGTACGGTCACACTATGCTCTGGAGATGTGATATTGCAACGCGGCGAACAGTCGCTACGTGTGATTCGTGGTGGCGGGTTGAAAGCTGGAGACACGATCAGCACGCGAAGTGATAGTAGGGTGGCAATGATTCTCGTCGATGGCCCCGTCATTATCCTCAATGCTTCAACGACTGCTGCGATCGAGCAAGTGGACCTTCAATGGCGTGTAAATATTACCAAGGGGGAAGCGAGAGTAATACATCCTGGTGATACCCAATTGACAGTCGTCAGTGGTGCTTTGGTGCTTGATCTAAAGAGAGCAATCGTTCAGTTAGAAAAACAACCGGCTGGAGGAGTATTCGAGGTTATCGACGGGGAAGTCGTCGCCCAGTCCATGGTCCACCAAGCATCGATGGTGACCGGTGGGAACACGTTTGCGGTCGATTCCAGCGGAGTGATTCGACGTGTGGATTCGTCCGGCACTGCTTGGCAATTAAAACCATTTGAGATTCGCTTAGCCGCTGCAATGCAGACCGAACCTGTACTACAGCAACCCACACCAGCTGCGCTCGGCGCGTCGGTCAACGACGATGGCAATATGGAAAAGCCATTACTTCAGCCAAATGAGAGGGAGGAGGATGAACAATTCGTTCAAGCGACACCAATGAACCGTGGTAGTGGAGGTTCGCCGTTATCAGATGAGTCGAGCAGCAGTTCGGCTAGCTTTTTTGGAGGAAGTAGCTCGTTGAGTCTTGGTGCTCTAGCTGGGGGGACTGGGGCATTTTTTTCAGGTGGAATCTTTTCCGACAACGTGAATTTCTCCAGTGAATTCGCGACGGTTGCATTAAATGATGGGCCTTTTTCAGCCGGAGATCCGTTCCCTGGCTATATCAATTTCTTGACAGCGGAGACAAAGGTCGCTTTTGACGGGGTTGCTTTGTCCTCGAACGAAACTTTGGACATCTTTGGATCCGACACGAGCAAGTACTACTCAATCGGTGCGGGGGCTCGGCCGTCTCAGATAGTGATTGACTACGTCGATCAGTTTGCAGCGGATACACACGGCACAAGCGTAAATCCAAAAACAATTTCGATCCTCGGAACAGACCACTACCTCGTAGAGTTTGATCAATACAATGTTCCTGACCCGGCAGTACCACCTGGCGCATTAGGGTTCACTGATATCAGAACGAATGTCGATGTTACGGGGCCGGATCCGACGACGCAGCTTAAGAACGGCATCGTCAATGCGACGCCGCTAATTGATTCTCGTGCTAAGCTGAACGGCGCTGCAACGTTTGTTTTTGGTGATTTCCGCGTCATTCGAGAGGGGGCAAATGGGATTGCGTTCGCGATCCGGCGGAGTGATCAAGATCGATTAATTGATCCTGAAAATACGTTGAATTTTGATGCTGTTCAACCCAATTCCGACGTTGAGTTTGTTGACCAGCGAGATCCCAACTTCTCGTCGAGCGTTGATGCCAAGGTTCCAACATCACTTGATCCCATTGGCACAAACTTTCGCGATTTAGATTTTGTGCGACGGGCAGCACTTACAACGCTCGTCGCAGACCAGTTAAAAGCCTATGCCAAACGTACAGGGCAGACACGGTTTGTGTTTCAAGATCGTATTATCGATATCAGCGGATATCCTGGGCATTAA
- a CDS encoding DUF2786 domain-containing protein yields the protein MEFIWNDGGRAASGFVGLTGDCVTRSIAIATGTSYRDVYRELGEVSNKTPRNGVCTHHSEAYLKQLRWQYTPGRGQRFLADSLPKGVVVVHLEMPTRRRHGHFCTVIDHVIHDTWNPSEEPDYQIVGYWTCAAAASETPLPCPAPGSSQNAEQVTTQKEFDKILHRLRALDSTANNHASTEGEKRNALRMMQNLMLRHNLSREDIRDDDNVESVCFTRRACPVNGRRACAWEKWLAAYLVTEIFPMTGWYYGVKGNRTLFWFYGPVEDVQNCITLFRELLLTIATAAQLQYGGHSRGSGASYAEGYVRGLPRHNSPDEDDDTQPSEVVSETALVHARTMAVQDAARKWLRLECGVSIVTTYGSGRNQHDPDAADRGKRHGAKHDVTAENGRKRLGFS from the coding sequence ATGGAATTTATCTGGAATGATGGCGGACGGGCAGCCAGCGGGTTTGTGGGACTGACCGGCGACTGCGTCACTCGTTCGATCGCGATCGCCACGGGAACAAGTTACCGCGACGTCTATCGCGAACTCGGCGAGGTGAGCAACAAAACCCCTCGCAATGGAGTCTGCACCCATCATAGCGAGGCTTACTTAAAACAGCTGCGTTGGCAATACACACCGGGCCGCGGACAGCGGTTCCTTGCCGACTCGCTGCCCAAAGGTGTCGTAGTGGTTCATTTGGAAATGCCCACGCGACGACGTCACGGTCACTTCTGTACCGTGATTGATCACGTGATCCATGACACGTGGAACCCCAGCGAAGAACCCGACTATCAAATCGTGGGTTACTGGACGTGTGCGGCGGCCGCAAGCGAAACCCCCCTGCCCTGCCCTGCACCAGGGTCGTCACAAAATGCCGAGCAGGTGACGACGCAAAAGGAATTCGACAAGATCCTGCATCGGCTCCGCGCGTTGGACAGCACGGCCAACAACCACGCCAGCACCGAAGGCGAGAAACGCAATGCGTTGCGAATGATGCAGAACTTGATGCTGCGACACAACTTGTCGCGCGAAGACATCCGCGACGATGACAATGTCGAAAGCGTCTGCTTTACCCGTCGAGCGTGTCCGGTCAATGGACGCCGAGCCTGCGCGTGGGAAAAATGGCTAGCCGCCTACTTAGTCACAGAAATTTTCCCGATGACAGGCTGGTATTACGGAGTCAAAGGCAATCGGACCTTGTTTTGGTTCTACGGGCCGGTCGAGGACGTCCAGAACTGCATCACGCTGTTTCGCGAGCTGTTACTGACCATTGCGACAGCGGCCCAATTGCAATACGGCGGCCACTCGCGTGGCAGCGGAGCGTCGTACGCCGAAGGCTACGTTCGCGGTCTGCCACGCCACAATTCGCCTGACGAAGACGACGACACCCAACCGAGCGAAGTGGTCAGCGAAACCGCCCTCGTGCATGCTCGCACGATGGCGGTTCAAGACGCCGCACGAAAATGGCTCCGACTAGAATGCGGCGTCTCGATCGTGACGACGTACGGAAGCGGCCGCAATCAACACGATCCGGATGCGGCAGATCGAGGCAAGCGGCACGGCGCGAAACATGACGTCACCGCCGAGAACGGCCGCAAACGGCTTGGATTCTCCTAA
- the hisB gene encoding imidazoleglycerol-phosphate dehydratase HisB, translated as MTRTATIARKTGETDIQLTLNLDGDGGGTRSSGIGFLDHMLDLLAKHALIDLDVKAKGDLHVDDHHTAEDIGIALGQAMHEALGNRAGIRRYGHFTLPMDECLVTAAVDLGGRYAFEYHAPIAASKIGTFDSELVEHFWQSFAANSHSNLHVVLHHGRNAHHIAECVFKATARAIRMAAESDPRSDAIPSTKGVL; from the coding sequence ATGACACGCACCGCAACGATCGCTCGCAAAACGGGCGAAACCGATATCCAATTGACGCTGAACCTTGACGGTGATGGCGGCGGCACACGCTCATCCGGGATCGGTTTCCTTGATCACATGCTCGATCTATTGGCGAAACATGCGTTGATTGATTTGGACGTCAAGGCGAAAGGCGATCTGCATGTCGACGATCATCACACCGCCGAAGATATCGGCATCGCACTTGGCCAAGCGATGCACGAAGCGCTGGGCAACCGAGCGGGAATCCGACGCTATGGGCACTTCACACTGCCGATGGACGAATGCTTGGTAACCGCCGCAGTGGATCTCGGTGGTCGTTACGCGTTTGAATACCACGCACCGATTGCTGCGAGCAAGATCGGTACGTTCGACAGCGAATTGGTGGAACATTTCTGGCAATCGTTTGCGGCGAATTCGCATAGCAATCTGCACGTCGTGTTGCACCACGGCCGCAACGCGCACCACATCGCCGAGTGTGTTTTTAAAGCGACCGCACGTGCAATCCGAATGGCGGCTGAAAGTGACCCACGAAGCGATGCGATCCCAAGCACCAAAGGTGTGCTGTAG
- the hisC gene encoding histidinol-phosphate transaminase → MPESSFFRPALAKMQPYTPGEQPAPGKTVKLNTNENPYPPPKAVVEAIQHAATGAINRYPDPVATAFRRAAANALGLPGPEWILAGNGSDEILTMLVRGFVGEGQRLRLPYPSYILYRTLADIQGADWEQVAFEDGWKLPAAFGETADNVRLVFLPNPNSPSGTVVPPEEIEQLASTMTCPLVVDEAYADFAETNCLDLVQKHENILVTRTLSKSYGLAGIRFGFLVAQPHVIAELAKIKDSYNCDMISIAAATAAMGCQDWLADVVAKMNATRSRLAERLATLGFNVTPSQANFVWCQHPSGDHQGMYEFLKKNQILVRFMKFPEWGDGLRISVGTDEQIDVCLMLLENYLKKNA, encoded by the coding sequence GTGCCCGAGTCATCGTTCTTCCGTCCTGCCCTTGCCAAAATGCAGCCCTACACGCCGGGTGAACAGCCTGCGCCGGGCAAAACGGTCAAGCTGAACACCAACGAAAACCCCTACCCGCCACCCAAGGCGGTGGTCGAGGCGATTCAGCATGCGGCCACCGGTGCAATCAACCGTTACCCCGACCCGGTGGCGACCGCGTTTCGCCGGGCGGCTGCTAACGCGTTGGGGTTACCCGGTCCCGAATGGATCCTGGCGGGCAATGGCAGTGACGAGATCCTGACGATGTTGGTTCGTGGCTTTGTCGGTGAAGGGCAACGATTGCGACTGCCCTACCCCAGCTACATCCTGTACCGCACATTGGCGGACATCCAAGGTGCCGATTGGGAGCAGGTTGCGTTTGAAGACGGTTGGAAATTGCCGGCCGCGTTCGGGGAAACGGCAGACAACGTTCGTTTGGTTTTCTTGCCTAATCCGAACAGCCCCAGCGGCACCGTGGTCCCGCCTGAGGAAATTGAGCAACTCGCCTCAACGATGACCTGCCCGTTGGTCGTTGATGAAGCGTATGCGGACTTTGCCGAAACGAATTGCTTGGACCTAGTCCAAAAACACGAAAACATCCTTGTAACCCGCACGCTCAGCAAATCTTACGGGTTGGCTGGGATTCGGTTTGGTTTCCTAGTCGCTCAACCGCATGTGATCGCCGAGCTTGCCAAGATCAAAGACAGTTACAACTGTGACATGATTTCGATCGCCGCAGCCACCGCCGCGATGGGTTGCCAAGACTGGTTGGCGGATGTGGTTGCCAAGATGAACGCGACGCGATCGCGACTTGCCGAACGACTGGCAACACTCGGGTTCAACGTCACGCCGTCGCAAGCGAACTTTGTTTGGTGCCAACACCCCAGCGGTGACCACCAAGGGATGTACGAATTTTTGAAGAAGAATCAAATCCTGGTTCGCTTCATGAAATTTCCTGAGTGGGGTGACGGACTGCGGATCTCGGTCGGAACCGATGAACAAATTGATGTCTGCTTGATGTTGCTCGAAAACTACTTGAAGAAAAACGCATGA
- a CDS encoding Uma2 family endonuclease produces MSTAKSFDETPSSMTPAEFLVWERGQVERHEYTGGKVYLQSGASRQHNRIVSNLIRRLDEKLEDRPCDVYANDLRLWINAAQSYYYPDVLAICGEAESADDTFDTLINPQLVIEIYSQSTRGVDDIIKRRHYRTVPSIREYVYIDQYAIAVERLRKLDDEHWESVLFESMDQTFELSSIGCQLSVADIYRRVEFNHPEPPSS; encoded by the coding sequence ATGTCCACCGCCAAAAGCTTCGATGAAACGCCATCTTCGATGACGCCGGCTGAGTTTTTGGTTTGGGAGCGGGGGCAAGTGGAGAGACATGAATACACCGGCGGCAAGGTTTATCTTCAATCCGGTGCAAGCCGCCAACATAACCGAATCGTATCGAACTTGATCCGACGACTGGACGAAAAGCTCGAAGATCGTCCCTGTGACGTTTACGCAAACGACCTACGCTTGTGGATCAACGCGGCACAATCCTATTACTATCCTGATGTGCTTGCGATTTGTGGCGAAGCGGAGTCGGCCGATGACACGTTTGATACGCTGATCAACCCACAATTGGTAATCGAAATCTACAGCCAATCGACTCGTGGCGTTGACGACATTATCAAACGTCGACATTACCGGACGGTTCCGTCGATTCGTGAATACGTTTACATCGATCAATATGCAATTGCGGTGGAACGACTCCGAAAATTGGACGACGAACACTGGGAATCGGTATTGTTTGAATCGATGGATCAAACGTTTGAACTATCCAGTATCGGATGCCAATTGAGTGTCGCCGACATTTATCGCCGCGTTGAATTTAACCATCCCGAGCCACCTTCTAGCTGA
- the hisD gene encoding histidinol dehydrogenase: MTVSNPSSSNLPTLQIQRVDAREGSADILLQLRRKLSPAGDVVSPRGRALTEKVFGKPLTPVEVVQTICNDVQTEGTAALLRYCQALDNAELSAAELRVPAEALEQAHAAADPKLIESIRRIRDNITEFQSAILHQDVTIEPRAGVRLTQRYVPLERIGVCVPGGAAAYPSTVLMTVVPAQVAGVKQIAVVAPPTKFGAYNTDMLATCHELGVSEVYRMGGAQAVAAMAYGCDCIEPVHKIVGPGNLFVALAKKHVFGTVDIDSFAGPSEVIVIADGTARADYIAADLLAQAEHSPGSAILITWDETLIDAVHDELAKQVVQLERNELTVESLEAFGALILVRDEQQACELTDDFAPEHLHIETANPRDQIAKIRNSGAAFLGHHTPVALGDYAAGPSHVLPTGGTCTWAAGLSSNSFLRSGSITEFDEPALKQIAPDVERLAEKEGLTAHARSVSIRR; encoded by the coding sequence ATGACCGTATCGAATCCATCCAGCTCAAACCTCCCAACGCTCCAGATCCAGCGAGTGGATGCTCGCGAGGGCTCGGCGGACATTTTGCTTCAGCTGCGTCGAAAACTCAGTCCCGCAGGCGATGTCGTCAGCCCCCGAGGCCGGGCGCTGACCGAAAAGGTGTTTGGCAAACCGTTGACGCCCGTGGAAGTGGTCCAGACGATTTGCAATGACGTCCAAACCGAAGGCACCGCGGCGCTACTGCGGTACTGTCAAGCACTCGACAATGCCGAGCTTTCGGCCGCCGAGCTTCGCGTCCCCGCCGAGGCACTTGAGCAGGCTCACGCCGCGGCGGATCCAAAATTGATCGAATCGATTCGCCGGATTCGTGACAACATCACCGAATTCCAATCAGCGATCCTGCACCAAGATGTCACCATCGAGCCTCGCGCGGGCGTCCGTTTGACTCAGCGTTATGTGCCGCTTGAACGCATCGGCGTGTGCGTTCCCGGCGGTGCTGCCGCCTACCCATCGACCGTGCTGATGACGGTCGTTCCGGCCCAGGTCGCTGGGGTGAAACAGATCGCCGTGGTCGCTCCGCCAACCAAGTTTGGTGCGTACAACACCGACATGTTGGCGACGTGCCACGAGCTAGGTGTCAGCGAAGTTTATCGCATGGGCGGCGCACAAGCGGTCGCAGCAATGGCGTACGGCTGCGACTGCATCGAGCCGGTTCACAAGATCGTCGGTCCCGGCAACCTGTTTGTCGCACTGGCGAAGAAGCATGTGTTTGGAACGGTCGACATCGATTCGTTCGCGGGCCCGAGCGAAGTGATCGTGATCGCCGATGGCACCGCCCGCGCCGACTACATCGCCGCCGACTTGTTGGCGCAAGCTGAACACTCACCGGGGTCCGCGATCCTGATCACTTGGGACGAAACGCTGATCGACGCGGTTCACGACGAGTTGGCGAAGCAAGTGGTCCAGCTCGAACGCAACGAATTGACTGTGGAGAGTCTCGAAGCCTTTGGCGCGTTGATCCTGGTTCGCGATGAACAACAAGCGTGTGAACTGACCGACGATTTTGCTCCCGAGCATTTGCATATCGAAACCGCAAACCCACGCGACCAAATCGCCAAGATTCGCAACAGCGGCGCAGCGTTCTTGGGCCACCATACACCGGTGGCACTGGGCGACTACGCAGCCGGGCCGAGCCATGTGTTGCCGACCGGAGGGACTTGCACTTGGGCAGCCGGATTGTCGAGCAACAGTTTCTTGCGAAGCGGCAGTATTACCGAGTTCGATGAACCTGCACTGAAACAAATCGCTCCTGATGTCGAGCGACTTGCCGAGAAAGAAGGGCTGACCGCTCACGCCCGCAGCGTCTCGATCCGGCGTTGA
- a CDS encoding GntG family PLP-dependent aldolase, whose product MRQEIDLRSDTLTKPTPAMRKAMAEAEVGDAVIDIDPTVERLEHLTAEILGKEAAAFMPSGSMTNQVAVRVHCDRGSEFICEQDCHIYQYEQGAFASLSGLVAKTIPGQGGVLKIEHLRGQVRAHNDHFVHTRLLCLENTHNRGGGRILPQADVIESCQWAKSEGVATHLDGARLWNAAAATGISEAELAAPFDSVSVCFSKGLGAPVGSALVGSRDFIEQARRTRKLFGGGMRQAGIIAAGALYAIENHRGRLGEDHEHAKQLGDVFRSHEGFSIRGNSIDSNIVAVEIAANLGSANEWVAKLEEHGVRCFAISDQAIRFVTHLDIHSDHIRQMRDIFARLVDAKA is encoded by the coding sequence ATGCGTCAAGAAATCGACCTACGTAGCGACACTTTGACCAAGCCCACGCCCGCGATGCGGAAAGCGATGGCCGAAGCCGAAGTCGGTGACGCGGTCATCGATATTGACCCCACTGTGGAGCGGCTGGAGCATTTAACCGCAGAAATCCTCGGCAAAGAAGCCGCCGCATTTATGCCCAGCGGCTCGATGACCAACCAAGTCGCCGTGCGAGTCCATTGTGATCGCGGCAGCGAGTTTATTTGCGAGCAAGATTGCCACATTTATCAGTATGAACAGGGAGCGTTTGCCTCGCTGTCGGGTTTGGTGGCGAAAACGATCCCGGGGCAGGGCGGGGTGCTGAAAATCGAGCATCTGCGTGGCCAGGTCCGTGCCCATAACGACCACTTCGTTCATACGCGGCTGCTCTGTTTGGAGAACACTCACAATCGCGGCGGCGGCCGGATTTTGCCTCAGGCCGACGTCATCGAGTCGTGCCAATGGGCGAAGTCCGAAGGGGTGGCGACCCATCTCGATGGAGCTCGGCTGTGGAACGCCGCGGCCGCCACGGGAATCAGCGAAGCCGAGCTCGCCGCGCCGTTTGATTCCGTCAGCGTTTGTTTTAGCAAAGGACTCGGAGCCCCCGTCGGCTCGGCCTTGGTCGGCAGCCGCGATTTTATCGAACAAGCACGTCGGACGCGAAAACTGTTTGGTGGCGGGATGCGACAAGCCGGCATCATCGCCGCCGGTGCCTTGTACGCGATCGAAAACCATCGAGGCCGACTGGGTGAAGATCACGAGCACGCCAAACAGCTCGGTGACGTGTTCCGGTCGCACGAAGGGTTTTCAATTCGGGGAAATAGTATCGACTCCAATATCGTTGCCGTCGAGATCGCAGCGAATCTTGGAAGTGCCAACGAATGGGTGGCGAAACTGGAAGAGCACGGTGTGCGTTGTTTTGCGATCAGTGACCAAGCGATTCGCTTTGTCACGCATCTCGACATTCACTCGGATCACATCCGTCAAATGCGTGACATTTTCGCTCGTCTGGTTGATGCCAAGGCATGA
- a CDS encoding Rpn family recombination-promoting nuclease/putative transposase — protein MNIGIDPKVDFAFKKLLGSREHPEITLHFLNSVLAGDPVIESVEILNPFNEKDFDDDKLSILDVKATDDRGRLLDIEMQTSLPGELANRLIYYAASQYVGQLREGDRYGSLMPSLGISVLNGVLFPQVPEFCLDFRMRCQNPELTLSDALQVHLLELPKYTPPSDNTVIDDPREQWAYFFRRAATLEREELISRLAAPIFTEATRVLEMISKTPEDREIYESRLKLQRDEQSRLEAAEARGEARGEARGRVRMLEGLLGLDTPANFDSLTLEELASREQSLQRQLRERGIG, from the coding sequence ATGAACATTGGCATCGACCCCAAAGTCGATTTTGCGTTCAAGAAGCTTCTCGGTAGTCGAGAGCATCCTGAGATCACGCTTCATTTTTTGAACTCGGTCTTAGCCGGTGATCCTGTGATTGAGAGCGTTGAAATCCTCAATCCTTTCAATGAGAAAGACTTCGACGATGATAAACTCTCGATCCTGGATGTGAAGGCGACTGACGACCGTGGACGATTGCTCGACATCGAGATGCAAACGAGCCTTCCCGGCGAGCTTGCCAATCGATTGATCTACTACGCGGCATCGCAATATGTTGGCCAACTTCGCGAAGGCGACCGCTACGGAAGCCTCATGCCATCGCTCGGTATTAGCGTGCTCAACGGCGTCCTATTTCCTCAGGTCCCGGAATTTTGTCTGGATTTCCGAATGCGTTGCCAAAACCCGGAGTTAACTCTGTCTGATGCCTTACAAGTCCATCTTTTAGAGTTGCCGAAGTACACCCCACCTAGCGATAATACAGTCATCGATGACCCACGTGAGCAATGGGCTTATTTTTTCCGACGGGCGGCAACGCTGGAGCGAGAGGAATTGATCTCTCGTCTAGCGGCTCCCATTTTCACCGAAGCGACGAGAGTCCTTGAGATGATTTCCAAAACCCCCGAAGACCGCGAAATTTACGAATCGCGTTTGAAGCTCCAACGAGACGAGCAATCCCGCCTAGAAGCCGCCGAGGCACGTGGCGAAGCTCGTGGTGAAGCACGTGGTCGAGTTCGTATGTTGGAAGGTCTCCTGGGTCTCGATACACCTGCGAATTTCGATTCTTTGACGCTTGAAGAACTAGCTTCCCGAGAGCAGTCGCTTCAACGACAGCTTCGAGAACGTGGAATCGGCTAA
- a CDS encoding glycerol-3-phosphate dehydrogenase/oxidase translates to MNRDNAIKRLHQRQSPWDILIIGGGATGIGIAMDAASRGLDVLLLEQADFGKGTSSRSTKLVHGGVRYLEQGNITLVRDALRERSLLRANAPHLVHDMPFLIPCKNRWERFFYGVGLKVYDFLAAGNNFGRSHGVSNKETLTHIPVLKSTASKGGVIYHDGQFDDTRLLINMATTATDHGACLINYASVDALTKDSMGDLDGVIAKDHESGDQWTIRAKCIVNAAGPFCDSIRALDDAGDEKMLSTSQGVHIVLPRHFFPGDTAMIVPKTSDGRVIFIIPWHDHAVIGTTDTPIETPTLEPTAKAEEIQFLLDTTAEYLSDAPTHNDILSVFVGIRPLVKGDKSARTASLSRDHTIRVSTSGLVTITGGKWTTVRKMAEDCVDRVVREKYLSAKPCITQSMHLHGFIESSNVRSDSRSYYGSDLESIEQLESESPDLGKLLHTSLTIRGSDVVWAVRHEMARTIEDVLARRTRSLFLNAQAALDIAYEVAQLMATELNRDQAWIDEQLRDFRSVAQHYLPKKSR, encoded by the coding sequence ATGAATCGCGACAATGCGATCAAACGATTACACCAGCGTCAATCTCCATGGGATATCCTGATCATCGGCGGCGGTGCGACCGGAATCGGGATCGCCATGGACGCTGCTTCGCGTGGGCTAGACGTCCTGCTGCTTGAACAAGCCGACTTTGGCAAAGGCACGTCCAGCCGAAGCACCAAACTGGTCCACGGCGGAGTCAGGTACCTCGAACAAGGAAACATTACGCTGGTGCGAGACGCGCTGCGTGAACGAAGCTTGCTGCGAGCCAACGCACCACACCTTGTCCACGACATGCCGTTTTTGATCCCCTGCAAAAATCGCTGGGAGCGTTTCTTTTATGGCGTCGGACTGAAAGTCTATGATTTCCTTGCCGCTGGCAACAATTTTGGCCGCTCGCATGGCGTGTCCAACAAAGAAACGCTGACCCATATTCCTGTCCTCAAGTCCACCGCGTCCAAAGGGGGCGTGATTTATCACGATGGCCAATTCGATGACACACGGCTGCTGATCAACATGGCGACCACGGCGACCGACCATGGTGCCTGCCTGATCAATTACGCCTCCGTGGACGCCTTGACCAAAGATTCGATGGGCGACCTCGACGGCGTCATCGCCAAGGACCATGAATCCGGCGATCAGTGGACGATCCGGGCCAAGTGTATCGTCAACGCAGCCGGCCCTTTTTGTGACAGTATTCGAGCATTGGACGACGCCGGTGATGAAAAGATGTTGTCGACCAGCCAAGGCGTCCACATCGTCTTGCCTCGTCACTTCTTTCCCGGTGACACGGCAATGATTGTCCCCAAAACGTCCGATGGACGTGTGATTTTCATCATCCCGTGGCATGATCACGCCGTGATCGGGACAACCGATACCCCGATCGAAACGCCGACGTTGGAACCGACGGCCAAAGCCGAAGAAATCCAATTCTTGCTCGACACCACTGCCGAATACTTGTCCGACGCTCCGACCCATAACGATATCCTCAGCGTCTTTGTCGGCATCCGGCCGCTGGTCAAAGGCGACAAGTCGGCGCGAACCGCATCGCTTTCACGCGATCACACGATCCGTGTCTCGACCTCAGGACTGGTGACCATCACCGGCGGCAAATGGACGACCGTGCGAAAGATGGCCGAAGACTGTGTCGACCGCGTCGTTCGCGAGAAATACCTTTCGGCGAAACCGTGTATCACCCAGTCGATGCACTTGCATGGCTTTATCGAATCATCCAATGTCAGATCGGATTCGCGTTCCTATTACGGATCGGACCTAGAATCGATCGAACAACTGGAAAGCGAATCCCCCGATCTTGGCAAACTGCTGCACACTTCGCTGACGATCCGTGGCTCGGATGTGGTGTGGGCAGTGCGCCATGAAATGGCTCGCACGATCGAAGACGTGTTGGCACGACGAACACGCTCGTTGTTCCTAAACGCTCAAGCGGCACTGGACATCGCATACGAGGTCGCACAACTGATGGCGACGGAGCTGAATCGCGACCAAGCGTGGATCGACGAGCAACTCCGCGACTTTCGCAGCGTGGCTCAGCACTACCTGCCAAAGAAGAGCCGATAA